From the Candidatus Brocadiaceae bacterium genome, one window contains:
- a CDS encoding D-2-hydroxyacid dehydrogenase, translating to MKIVVAIRMSDEDRAGLAAAVPDENVVVTNTRDEAIRDIPDAEAYVPGPWNEDIFAAARRLRWVHFDWAGIESQMFPALAESDVLVTNAAGVFAVPMADHAIGMMLAVSRALLTCARRPPEQLWHAPGARTRITGQVRELNGATLGVVGYGGIGREVARRAKGFGMRVLALRRRPQADEFADEVWGPDRLDDLLRQSDYLVLSCALTDETRGLIGRRELALMKPGSVFVNVARGAVVDESALIDALQRGHLGGAGLDVTAREPLPVESPLWTMENVVVTPHVSGFSPQTLRRQFALLRENVRRFAAGEPLLNVVDKRAGY from the coding sequence GTGAAGATCGTAGTGGCGATACGGATGTCGGACGAAGATCGCGCGGGACTGGCCGCAGCCGTTCCGGATGAGAACGTGGTGGTGACGAATACGCGCGACGAGGCGATACGAGACATCCCCGATGCCGAGGCCTACGTGCCGGGCCCGTGGAACGAGGACATCTTCGCGGCGGCCCGACGCCTGCGCTGGGTCCACTTCGACTGGGCCGGCATCGAGTCGCAGATGTTCCCCGCGCTGGCCGAGAGCGACGTGCTGGTCACGAACGCGGCGGGCGTCTTCGCCGTGCCCATGGCAGACCACGCGATCGGCATGATGCTGGCGGTCTCCCGCGCCCTGCTGACCTGCGCCCGGCGCCCACCGGAGCAGCTCTGGCATGCCCCGGGCGCCCGCACGCGCATCACCGGGCAGGTGCGGGAACTCAACGGCGCCACGCTCGGCGTCGTCGGTTACGGAGGCATCGGCCGGGAGGTGGCGCGGCGGGCGAAGGGGTTCGGCATGCGCGTGCTCGCCCTGCGCCGGCGGCCGCAGGCGGACGAGTTCGCCGATGAGGTCTGGGGCCCCGACCGCCTGGACGATCTGCTCCGGCAGTCCGACTACCTGGTCCTGAGCTGCGCCCTGACCGACGAGACCCGGGGCCTGATCGGCCGGCGCGAGCTGGCCCTGATGAAGCCCGGTTCGGTCTTCGTCAACGTGGCGCGCGGCGCCGTGGTGGACGAATCCGCGCTGATCGACGCCCTGCAGCGCGGCCACCTGGGCGGTGCGGGCCTGGACGTTACCGCCCGGGAGCCGCTGCCCGTCGAGAGCCCGCTCTGGACCATGGAGAACGTGGTGGTCACCCCGCACGTGTCCGGCTTCTCGCCGCAGACGCTCCGGCGTCAGTTCGCCCTGCTGCGGGAGAACGTGCGCCGTTTCGCCGCCGGCGAACCGCTGCTGAACGTTGTCGACAAGCGTGCGGGCTACTGA
- a CDS encoding DNA polymerase IV codes for MHTPCIIHVDADAFFASVEQALDPSLRGRPVVVGGGVGGRGVVAAASYEARRLGLSAGMPIARARERCPDAVCVPPRFEEYNRFAARMFDVFSGVTPLVEQPSPDECYLDLRGCERLYGAWTPAPFARIAPGVYRRREGDRLPAARWTSVPASCSWPAAVALRIRRAVRGQLGLNVSAGIGSNKLIAKLASKLAKPDGAALVAPGYEADFLATIDLKDVPGIGPVTRERLHRWNVRSVEQARRLPPEVWEDAFGPERGAALYGLVRGDLPCEAAGLRADGPPRSISRETTFWSASGDYAFVESMLFYLTERLGRALRRERVHGRTVQVKLRYQDAAAVQCARTLRAPTDGDAPIFAAARSLLRARWTRTRRLRLVGVGLADLRPVLARQDSLFDGDAEHARRIDRCLDGLRDRFGFDVIRRGLSINLDRADRPEPARP; via the coding sequence ATGCATACGCCGTGCATCATCCACGTGGACGCCGATGCGTTCTTCGCGTCCGTCGAGCAGGCGCTGGACCCGTCGCTGCGGGGCCGGCCGGTGGTTGTCGGGGGCGGGGTGGGCGGGCGCGGGGTGGTCGCGGCCGCGTCGTACGAGGCGCGGCGGCTGGGGCTGAGCGCGGGCATGCCCATCGCCCGGGCCCGGGAGCGCTGTCCGGACGCCGTCTGCGTGCCGCCCCGGTTCGAGGAATACAACCGCTTCGCCGCGCGCATGTTCGACGTGTTCTCGGGCGTCACGCCGTTGGTCGAGCAGCCCTCCCCGGACGAATGCTACCTGGACCTTCGGGGATGCGAACGCCTGTATGGTGCATGGACGCCGGCGCCCTTTGCGCGGATCGCGCCGGGCGTCTACCGGCGTCGCGAAGGCGACCGCCTGCCCGCCGCACGGTGGACGTCCGTGCCCGCGTCCTGCTCCTGGCCGGCCGCCGTGGCGCTGCGGATTCGGCGGGCAGTGCGCGGGCAACTCGGGCTGAACGTGTCGGCGGGCATCGGCTCGAACAAGCTCATCGCCAAGCTGGCCTCGAAGCTGGCCAAGCCGGACGGCGCCGCGCTGGTGGCGCCGGGGTACGAGGCCGATTTTCTGGCGACGATCGACCTGAAGGACGTGCCGGGCATCGGCCCGGTCACCCGGGAGCGCCTGCATCGCTGGAACGTGCGGAGCGTCGAGCAGGCGCGGCGCCTGCCGCCGGAGGTCTGGGAGGACGCGTTCGGTCCGGAGCGCGGGGCGGCGCTCTACGGCCTGGTGCGCGGCGATCTGCCGTGCGAGGCGGCCGGGCTGCGCGCGGACGGGCCGCCGCGCTCGATCAGCCGCGAGACGACGTTCTGGAGCGCATCCGGCGACTACGCATTCGTCGAGTCGATGCTGTTCTACCTGACCGAACGGCTGGGGCGCGCGCTGCGGAGGGAGCGCGTGCACGGACGCACCGTGCAGGTCAAACTGCGCTACCAGGATGCCGCGGCCGTGCAGTGCGCGCGGACGCTGCGGGCGCCGACGGACGGCGACGCCCCCATCTTCGCGGCCGCGCGGAGTCTTCTGCGGGCGCGGTGGACGCGCACCCGCCGGCTGCGGCTGGTCGGTGTGGGGCTGGCCGACCTTCGCCCGGTGCTGGCGCGGCAGGACAGCCTGTTCGACGGCGACGCCGAGCACGCCCGCCGCATCGACCGCTGCCTGGACGGCTTGCGGGACCGGTTCGGCTTCGACGTGATCCGGCGCGGCCTGTCGATCAACCTGGATCGGGCGGACCGGCCGGAGCCGGCGCGGCCGTGA
- a CDS encoding AEC family transporter → MDDFLRVAVPVARVLIPIGLGVLLRWMRVFNDDDGAVLRRFVVRFTVPLFVFFSIYESSPDSFRAIGPMAAALPVYTAVLFGIGWVVARRFGDGRRRAAVHNCITFCNYGWLGYGVAYALQGQEGLQRVIYFLLLWWPVFYAFGLLIGYVHLGGQKGCIPLRRTLALALPPVGAMVLGLGANLGGLVLPAIAVESLKPLGEMTVPIILLSVGMMLDFSRLHHEVRPALLISAVSLAVGPLVAWAVAALLTRDAVSHAALVLEGAMPVATVIPLLEENYEMDADLVSTSIVLSTVLSLVSIPIVALFVLG, encoded by the coding sequence GTGGACGATTTCCTGCGCGTGGCAGTGCCCGTCGCCCGTGTGCTGATCCCCATCGGGTTGGGGGTGCTGCTGCGGTGGATGCGCGTGTTCAACGACGACGACGGGGCGGTTCTGCGGCGGTTCGTCGTGCGGTTCACGGTGCCGCTGTTCGTCTTCTTCTCGATCTACGAGTCGTCGCCGGACAGCTTTCGGGCGATCGGCCCCATGGCGGCGGCCCTGCCGGTCTACACGGCGGTGCTGTTCGGGATCGGGTGGGTCGTGGCGCGTCGGTTCGGCGACGGGCGGCGCCGCGCGGCCGTGCACAACTGCATCACGTTCTGCAACTACGGCTGGCTCGGCTACGGCGTGGCCTACGCGTTGCAGGGCCAGGAGGGGCTGCAGCGGGTCATCTACTTCCTGCTGCTCTGGTGGCCGGTCTTCTATGCCTTCGGGCTGCTGATCGGCTACGTCCACCTGGGCGGGCAGAAGGGGTGCATCCCGCTGCGGCGCACGCTGGCGCTGGCGCTGCCGCCGGTCGGGGCCATGGTGTTGGGCCTGGGGGCGAACCTGGGCGGGCTGGTGCTGCCGGCCATCGCCGTCGAATCGCTCAAGCCGCTCGGGGAGATGACGGTGCCGATCATCCTGCTGAGCGTGGGCATGATGCTGGACTTCAGCCGGCTGCATCATGAGGTCCGGCCGGCGCTGCTGATCTCCGCCGTCAGCCTGGCCGTCGGCCCCCTGGTCGCCTGGGCGGTGGCGGCGCTGCTGACGAGGGACGCCGTCAGCCACGCCGCGCTCGTCCTGGAAGGCGCCATGCCGGTCGCCACGGTCATCCCGCTGCTGGAGGAGAACTACGAAATGGACGCCGACCTGGTCAGCACCTCGATCGTGCTCAGCACCGTTCTGTCGCTGGTCTCCATCCCGATCGTGGCCCTCTTCGTCCTCGGTTGA